The Nitrospiria bacterium genomic interval TGAGTGATGGCATTACGTTGAGCATCGTTCATGTTAAGCGCATTCTCTACGACCGCAAAAACTCCTCGACCGCTCTCTTGCCTCCCGTCAGCACCGGAACTCCGTCGCCAACCAAGACACTGTCGAATCGATATTTGAGCAGGACGCGGATTCCATCGCGGGCCTCGGCCGGATCTTTGTATTTCTCGGGTGGCATGAGATTTAGCTTGCCGGACGGTTTTCCGATCAAGGCGTCCCCCAGAATCAGGACCCCCTTGCCGCGATCAAGAAAGAGGGCCGATTCTCCCGGCGACTTGCCGTCCGGGATATGGACCGCCTTGACGCCGCCGGGAAGAAGATCGCCGTCTTTGAAGGTGCGGTCTATTTTTATTTCCATGAGCGGGGCATCCGCCTCCGGAGCCAGGACGATCGTCTTGAACTGTTTTCGAAAAGCCTCGGCCTCGCGAACGTGATCGCGGTTGGTCAGAACGATGCACGTGATCGGTTCCTGCGTTTTCAACCAGGTCCCAACTTCCGCAGACAGCGGCGGCGGATCGATCATCACCCGCTCGGCTCCCGAAATAATAAGATGGCCGTTGAAGTCGTAGCCCTTTTCCTGCGAGAACCAGGACCACTGATAAATGCCGGGAAGTATCTCTTTCATATCGAATCCTCCCTAACGCATTACAATCGGCGGGTCCTGTCCTGCGACAGCCCCATCCGTCCTCACTCTGCATGCTCCGAAGATCGATTCGTGGAACCTCACGAAAGAGCCCTTGGCTTTTCCATTGCGGGCGGATGGGGCGCCCCGTCTCCGGCCACCCGCCGATTGGCACTGGGCCCAAGAGGCGACTCTGATTTCGTTTGGGCTCCCGGCTTGGCGAAGGACGCGGCCCGCCAGGGTCAATTTTCGGCAGAGCATCTTCGGAAAATTGAGCGGCCGAGCCTTAGCCGGGTCAAACGAAAGCCGCCGGAGCCGAAGGGCTCAGCGCCAGACGGCGCTTACCCACATCGGCCATATCCCACCATTATAAAACCGTCAACCCGGAGGGGTGTCGAGAAGCAGCTTTTATCTTTTCAGCAGCCGGCCCAACGATATGCCCGACCAGATCATGCTCGCCGGCCTGGGTAATCTCGACCTTCACCATGTCCCCGGCGGAGGCGGCGCCGTCGTTGATATAAACCACGCCGTCGATCTCGGGCGCCTGGCCTTCGGTGCGGCCTTCGAGCAGCAAATCCGTCTCGCGGGACGGGCCGTCCACCAACACTTCCTGAACGGTTCCGATCATCGTCGCATGTTTTTCACGGACGATCCCGGACTGGAGGGCCAGTAGCTTTTCCTGCCGCTCGGCCTTCACCCCGGCCGGAACGGAATCGCCCAAGGGATGGGCCGACGTGCCGTCTTCTTGAGAATACGTGAAGACGCCCAGCCGGTCGAAGCGGACCTCCCGTATGAGATCGGTGATCTCCTCGAATTGCGCTTCGGTCTCTCCCGGAAAACCGACGATGAAGGTCGAGCGCAGCGTCACGCCCGGAACCTTCTCCCGGATGCGCGTCAGGAGGCTGCGGATCATCCGGCTTGATCCCTTTCGGTTCATCTTGCGGAGGATGGCGTCGTTGATGTGCTGCAGCGGCAGATCGACGTAGTTGCAGATCTTGGGTTCCTCCGCCATGAAATCCAAAAGCTCATCCGTGAGATCGGTCGGATAGGTGTAGAACAGCCGGATCCGGCGGATACCGTCCACGCCGGCCAAGGGCCGCAGCAGCCCCATCAGCCCCCTCTTCTCGCGACGGTCCCAGCCGAAGCTGGTGAGCGATTGAGCGATCAGGTTGAGCTCCACGACGCCGCGCTCGGCCAGCGAACGGGCTTCGATGAGAATGTCTTCGACCGCGCGGCTCACCAGGTCGCCGCGGAAATTCGGGATGGCGCAGAACGAGCAGCGGTAGTTGCAGCCCTCCGAGACTTTCAGGTAGGCCCAGTGGCGCGGGCTCAACGTGAGCCTGGGCGTCGCGGCGTCGTAAAGCGCCGTGGGCGAGGCGGTCCAAATATGTTCCTTGCGCCCGCGTCGGCCCCGGGCCAGGAGCGTCCGGCAGATGCCGGCGATCTTCGGGAAATCGCCCGTGCCGACCACCGCGTCCAATTCGGGCAGCTCGGCCATCAATTCTTTGGGATAGCGGTGGGCCAGACAGCCGGCCGCGATGAGAACACGGCAGGCGCCGGATTTTTTATAGCGGCCGAACTCGATGATCGCGTCGATCGACTCCTGTTTGGCGGCGTCGATGAAGCCGCAGGTGTTGATGACGATCACCTCGGCCTGCTCCGTTTCCGGGGTCAGCTCGAAGCCGTCTTGAGATAGCGTTCCGAGCATCACCTCGGAGTCCACCTGGTTCTTCGGACAGCCCAGATTGACCAGGCCGACTTTCACTTTATGAAACGCGTTCATGGTATACAAGATTCTCTGTCTCGATTCAATTTTTGCGGAACCTTACTCCGCCGGAAGGCTCCCTTTAAACACACTCAGGCCCTTTGTGGTCCCGAACCATCGACGACCCTTTGGGTCGAACAGGATGGAGAAAACATAGTCGTCCATCAGTCCCTTGGAGCGGTTGATCGTCCTCCAGCGCGTCCCGTCGAACCAGCTGGCGCCGCCGTTCGTCCCGGCCCAGACGTGTCCCTCCCGGTCCGAAGCCATCGTGAAGACGAAGTCGCCTCCCAGTCCGTCTTTCGCGGTGTAATTCGTCCATGCGGCGCCGTCGAAGCGCGCCACACCGCCGCCCCAGGTCCCGAACCATCTTCGATTCCGATCGTCGACCAGGGAGGAAATGATAAAATCGGGATTGGGGCCGGCATTCTGCTTTCCCATCTTCAAGTGGTGTTCCAGAATCGAGGACCCGTAGCCGCCTCCGGCCCCTTCCTCCGTCGCCTCCGGGTCCGGGAACGGAGAGGCCGGCCGGGCGCCCGCGGGACTCTCCCCGATTTCTCCGCCGACGCCGTCCTTATGCGAATAGGTCTTCCAGGATTTCCCGTCGAAGCGGCTGATTCCGGCCTCGGTGCCGAACCAGAAGACGCCGTCGCGGTCATACGCGATCGAGTAGACCCACTTGTCGGGCAGCCCGTCGGCCACGCGATAGGTCCGGAAGCGCTCCCCCTCCAACACGCTCACCCCGTTCCAGGTGGCCACCCACATTTTCCCGTCGCGGTCGTACTTGATGTCGTAGACCCAGTTGTCCCCCAGGCCGTCGTCCGTTGAAAAACGCTTCCAGGCGTGTCCGTCGTAGCGCGAAAGCCCTCCGCCGTAGGTTCCCACCCATTTATTCCCCTTGGGATCCACGGAAAGGATGTAGACCGCGCGGGCGATGAAGCCGCCTTCCGTGTTGGCCGGCGTGAAGATCTCGTACTCCTTCTTCCGCGGGTTGAAGCGGATGATCCCCTTCATCGTGCCCAGCCAGAGATCGTCGCCGTCCATGGCCATGGTGCGGACGGGATCGTCGTGGGTGTTGAAGGCCGCCCAGGAAATCGGACCGTAGGGGGGCGTTTCGGCCACGATGTCGGGCTCGGGAGGCGGGCGTCTCAGCGCGCAGGACGAGAAGACTAGGGCCGATCCGGCCAGGACCACCGCCACAAAGAACCGAAGGGGCGCGTTTGTTTTCCGTCGTGTTGATTTCATAAAGACGTTCATGATAGCATAAATCGGATCCTATCGGCAAAGTAGATTTTAGTCCGACGCATTGTATAAGGTCCCGTTCCAAACACGGGCGGGTGGCAGGACCCGCCCGTCTTGACATCTTGTTGAACAAATGACGAATTCATCCGATCCCAAAAACGTCCGCGACGTCGTCATCATCGGCTCCGGCCCGGCCGGCCTGACGGCCGCGCTCTATGCCGCGCGGGCCGACTTAAAACCGCTCCTGATCGAGGGAACCCAGGCGGGCGGCCAGCTCATGATCACGACGGACGTCGAGAACTATCCCGGATTCCCGGAAGGGATCCTGGGGCCGGAGCTCATGAAGCAGATGCGGACCCAGGCCGAGCGCTTCGGGACGGAATTGATCCGGGGGGACATCACGGCGGTCGATCTCAAAAAGACCCCGTTTCACCTGACGGCCGAGGAGGGGACCTATTCGACCCGCTCGCTGATCATCGCCTCCGGCGCCTCCGCCAAGCTGCTGGGCCTTCCCTCCGAGCGGCGGCTGATGGGCCGCGGGGTGTCGGCCTGCGCCACCTGCGACGGATTTTTCTTCCGGGGCAAGGAGGTGATCGTCATCGGCGGCGGAGACACCGCGATGGAAGAGGCCACCTTCCTCACCAAGTTTGCATCCAAGGTCACGATCGTCCATCGCCGGGACAGATTCCGCTGCTCCAAAATCATGGAGGGCCGCGCCAGGACCCATCGGCAAATCGGGATCATCTGGGACACCGTGGTCGAGGAAATTTTGGGCGATCCGGTCGTCACCGGCGCGCGTCTTAAGAACGTGAAGACCGGAAACGTGACCGAGATGAAAATCGACGGCGTGTTCGTGGCGATCGGGCATGAGCCCAATACAAAGCTTTTCGCCGGTCAACTAAACATGGACGAGCGGGGCTACATCGTCACGAAGAAAGAGACGACCGAGACCTCGCTGCCGGGCGTGTTCGCGGCGGGGGACGTTCAAGACCCCCGCTACCGCCAGGCCGTCACGGCGGCCGGAACCGGCTGCATGGCCGCCATGGACGCCGAAAAATATCTTGAGAGCCTTCCTTAAAGCGCCGGCCCTCTCCGTCTTGATTTTCCTGACCTCCGCCTGCGCGGCGGCGCCTCCCCCTCCCCCGTCCGATCCCGAAACGGCGTGTTATCATCCCCACTGGACCATCCCGCTCGATTTCAACAAGGTACGACGCGCGGCCCAGCGGACCTTCATCCAGCACACCGGGTCGTCGCGGTATCTGACGATCTTCTCCCCCGGACCCTTCGAGCGGTCTTACTATTTCGTCATGTCGCCCGATCCGAGCGAGGCCTCCATCGAACAGAGCGAGCACAAGGGCGTGATGCTGGATACAGACGGCAAAGGGAGACCCGATTGCTTTATCCTGGGAGGCGGAACGCTTCCGGACGCGAAGGGAGAGCCCGTGCCCTATAATTTCTTCGCGATCGACCGGGACGGAAACGGGCGGATCGAGGCCTTTATCAGCGAGGACCTCGATCTCGACGGCGACCACGTGATGGATCAATACGTCCGGGCGCTCATGACGGATCCGGACCCGGAGGGCCATTTCCGGCGGGGGACTTATCAATCCGACGGCGCGTCCACGCCCATTCCGAAAGCGGGTTTTGACTTTCTACTCAAAAAACCGCTCTACGACGAGCCGGTGCCCTTCGCCGACAACGAAGCGACCCAGATGACACTGTTTGCGGAGTTGGAGAAAATTTGGAAGGAACTTCAAGGTTACAAGTAGGCGCAGGCCCCTATGCCCGTCCATGTCCAGGGCGGCGGTTCAAAAACAAACGGCATTGTGCTAATATCCTTGAAACTTCACGGGCGCGGGAATGAGATTGGATGAAGGACAGATTGAGGTCGTAGACGATGCCATGGCGGAGATCCTGCGCCGGAAAGAGCCGTGGGAGCGGATCGCCATCGGCTTTGGTCTTTGGACCGGAGCCCGGAAGATGCTGACGTCGTACCTGGCCGCTTCTCATCCGGATTGGACGGAGGAACAGATCCGGCGAGAGGTCGCCCGAAGGATGTCCCGTGGAACCGCATGAACTCCTGCATGCGGTGGTGGAGGTTCTGGAACGGCTGCGTATCCCCTACCTTGTAACGGGGTCCATCGCCTCCATGGCTTACGGCGAACCCCGTCTGACCAACGACATCGACATTGTCGCCGGGATTCAACCGGGGCAGGTCGGCGATCTCCTTGCGGCCTTTCCCGCCCCCGAATATTATTTGAGCGAAGAAATGATCCGGGAGGCTCTTCGGCGGTCCGGGCAATTCAACATCATCCACCCGGCGTCCGGCTTAAAAGTTGATCTCATCCTGCGTCGCGACACCCCTTTTGATCGGAGTCGCTTTACGCGGAAGAAAAGACTACGGCCGGCCAAGGATTATGAAGCCGATTTTGCCGCCCCGGAAGATGTGATCCTGAAAAAAATGGAGTTTTACAAAGAAGGGGGTTCCGAGAAACATCTCCGCGATATCACCGGCATTATGAGAATTAGCGGCGACGAGGTGGATTGCGGTTACATCACCGACTGGGCGGAACGCTTGGGCGTGACGGAAATCTGGAACGCCATCCTCAAGCGCCTCAAACACTGAGCCGCCCCGTTTTTGCGGGAGTCTTCGGTGTCGGTGTGGCGGGTCAAGCCATAGATGAACGTTCGCTGTTCCCTTTTTTCACGCGCTGGTGTATAGTGCGACTCGGCGGGAAGCAAGCCGCGATCTCTTCACCCTAAACGTCGAAGAAGGGAAGACCATGAGCAAGGGAATGGACAGTAAAAAGCAAACCAAGAAAGCGCCGGCGAGGACCATGAAAGAAAAAAGAGCCGCGAAGAAAGCCAAAAAGGAAGCCAATCGTTCCTGGAAATAAAACGGCCCGGGTCTTTTAACCGCCTTTAAGCCCTTCCCCTCCCCGCGCGCGAGTGAAACCCTGAGCTTAAGTCGAAGGGCCGGAGGGGAGCTTAATGTTTTTTCAGGTCCGACCGGGCTTTCGACCTATCGTCGATCTATCCTATCCGAGTGGTTTTCATCCATCGACCAATTCGCCGGGTTGCCTTGGATGTATTCGCGAGTGCGATTCAACTCGTCATCATTCCGGATAATGTGTTCGTAATAATTCCGTTGCCAAAACGGTTGTCCTGAACAGGACAACAGACGGTTGACCCGTATGGCCGACATCGATTTGAACGTGCGCACAACATCCCCCAGTGTAGGGGCGCTGCTTGCTGCGCCCTGTTTATCGGG includes:
- the rimO gene encoding 30S ribosomal protein S12 methylthiotransferase RimO, which codes for MNAFHKVKVGLVNLGCPKNQVDSEVMLGTLSQDGFELTPETEQAEVIVINTCGFIDAAKQESIDAIIEFGRYKKSGACRVLIAAGCLAHRYPKELMAELPELDAVVGTGDFPKIAGICRTLLARGRRGRKEHIWTASPTALYDAATPRLTLSPRHWAYLKVSEGCNYRCSFCAIPNFRGDLVSRAVEDILIEARSLAERGVVELNLIAQSLTSFGWDRREKRGLMGLLRPLAGVDGIRRIRLFYTYPTDLTDELLDFMAEEPKICNYVDLPLQHINDAILRKMNRKGSSRMIRSLLTRIREKVPGVTLRSTFIVGFPGETEAQFEEITDLIREVRFDRLGVFTYSQEDGTSAHPLGDSVPAGVKAERQEKLLALQSGIVREKHATMIGTVQEVLVDGPSRETDLLLEGRTEGQAPEIDGVVYINDGAASAGDMVKVEITQAGEHDLVGHIVGPAAEKIKAASRHPSGLTVL
- a CDS encoding two-component regulator propeller domain-containing protein, which gives rise to MKSTRRKTNAPLRFFVAVVLAGSALVFSSCALRRPPPEPDIVAETPPYGPISWAAFNTHDDPVRTMAMDGDDLWLGTMKGIIRFNPRKKEYEIFTPANTEGGFIARAVYILSVDPKGNKWVGTYGGGLSRYDGHAWKRFSTDDGLGDNWVYDIKYDRDGKMWVATWNGVSVLEGERFRTYRVADGLPDKWVYSIAYDRDGVFWFGTEAGISRFDGKSWKTYSHKDGVGGEIGESPAGARPASPFPDPEATEEGAGGGYGSSILEHHLKMGKQNAGPNPDFIISSLVDDRNRRWFGTWGGGVARFDGAAWTNYTAKDGLGGDFVFTMASDREGHVWAGTNGGASWFDGTRWRTINRSKGLMDDYVFSILFDPKGRRWFGTTKGLSVFKGSLPAE
- the trxB gene encoding thioredoxin-disulfide reductase; this translates as MTNSSDPKNVRDVVIIGSGPAGLTAALYAARADLKPLLIEGTQAGGQLMITTDVENYPGFPEGILGPELMKQMRTQAERFGTELIRGDITAVDLKKTPFHLTAEEGTYSTRSLIIASGASAKLLGLPSERRLMGRGVSACATCDGFFFRGKEVIVIGGGDTAMEEATFLTKFASKVTIVHRRDRFRCSKIMEGRARTHRQIGIIWDTVVEEILGDPVVTGARLKNVKTGNVTEMKIDGVFVAIGHEPNTKLFAGQLNMDERGYIVTKKETTETSLPGVFAAGDVQDPRYRQAVTAAGTGCMAAMDAEKYLESLP